TGAATATTGCCAAGCCTTAATTTTGAGGGGCATTTTTATGGTGAGGCGCAAAGAATTAGAGTGGTTTTATCAAGAGGGGGCAGGTTATTTTTTTCCTGAAGCTTGGGAACAATACGTTGAGCTAATTCCCATTGATGAACGTCACGATATGATCGCTGCTTACTATCGCCGCCTCACTAGTGATGATTGTCAGGTGCGATCGCAAGCAGCCCGTGCTTGGTCAGTTTGGGAAGCCAGTACTAGCAAGCTCATCCCAGACCTAGAGCTAATAGCTCGCTTTGGCACAGAGGACTTCGCCGAAGCCTTTGCGCGACTAGAATGCCACTATTTTATGAACAAAGGCTTTTTCATGTCAGAAATGCAACTTCTAGAAAATATTGATCGCATTCGCCATATTCCCACAACTATCGTCCAAGGTCGCTATGATGTGGTCTGCCCAATGTTTACAGCTTGGGAACTGCATCAGGCTTTTTCTGAAGCTGAGTTTATTGTTGTGCCCGATGCAGGACACTCCATGACTGAGGGGGGTATTCGTAGCGCTTTAATTGAAGCGGGCGATCGCCTTGTCCCATAAAAGCGCTCCCATAACCTGATACGTAGCTAGTTGTAGCAGGTGCAGACTAAGAACAACTAACGAGTAACATAATGGCGGAAAAGAAACACGTAAAAACTAGCATTAGTATCATTACTCAATTTTACCCACCAGACTATGCAGCAACTGGTCAGTTTGTATATGACTTAGCGGGGGCTTTAGCTCAAGAAGGATTTGAGGTAAGTGTGTTTACGGGGATGCCTGGATATGCGTTTAACAAAACAGATGTCAAACATGAGGAGATTGATAATGGTGTGTTTGTTCGACGCACTGGATCTATCCACCTGATGTCTAAGCGA
This genomic stretch from Pseudanabaena galeata CCNP1313 harbors:
- the pip gene encoding prolyl aminopeptidase, whose product is MRELYPAIEPYRQGMLKVSNLHTIYFEESGNPQGKPVVILHGGPGGGSQPLYRQYFNPDLWRIVQFDQRGCGKSTPHAELIENSTWHLVEDIETLRKYLNIDCWVVSGGSWGSTLALAYSETYPEYCQALILRGIFMVRRKELEWFYQEGAGYFFPEAWEQYVELIPIDERHDMIAAYYRRLTSDDCQVRSQAARAWSVWEASTSKLIPDLELIARFGTEDFAEAFARLECHYFMNKGFFMSEMQLLENIDRIRHIPTTIVQGRYDVVCPMFTAWELHQAFSEAEFIVVPDAGHSMTEGGIRSALIEAGDRLVP